In the Prosthecobacter dejongeii genome, one interval contains:
- a CDS encoding ABC transporter permease has product MNLRVIWALVLRYIFLYTRNPVRLVEMVFWPVVDLLVWGNLTLFLQRNTTHEFGNYILFLLGAMILWDIMFRAQQGVAISFLEDVWTRNLLNVFVAPVRTSEYLGATFAVGVLRIMVTGVVLGLIAWFGYSFNVFVLEWWLVPFFLNLMLFGWSLGMISTALILRWGQAAESLAWAVPFFIQPAVAVFYPVSDMPSWSQPIAWAFPATYIFEGMREVMRTGTMNLTLLTQAFVLNIIYLSAAGGLFLWILQLTRKRGLLTKFATQ; this is encoded by the coding sequence ATGAATTTGCGCGTCATTTGGGCCTTAGTGCTCCGCTACATCTTTCTCTACACGAGAAACCCGGTCCGCCTGGTGGAAATGGTGTTTTGGCCCGTGGTGGACCTGTTGGTATGGGGAAACCTGACGTTGTTTTTGCAGCGCAACACCACCCACGAATTCGGCAACTACATCCTCTTCCTGCTGGGGGCGATGATCCTCTGGGACATCATGTTCCGTGCTCAGCAAGGCGTGGCCATTTCCTTCCTGGAAGACGTCTGGACGCGCAACCTGCTCAACGTCTTTGTCGCCCCGGTCCGCACGAGCGAATACCTGGGTGCCACCTTTGCTGTGGGCGTGCTGCGCATCATGGTTACGGGGGTCGTCCTGGGCCTGATCGCCTGGTTTGGTTACTCCTTTAACGTCTTCGTTCTGGAGTGGTGGCTGGTGCCGTTTTTCCTCAATTTGATGCTCTTTGGCTGGTCCCTGGGTATGATCTCCACAGCGCTGATCCTGCGCTGGGGACAGGCCGCTGAATCTCTAGCCTGGGCAGTTCCCTTTTTTATCCAGCCAGCCGTAGCCGTCTTTTACCCAGTCTCTGACATGCCATCCTGGTCTCAGCCCATCGCTTGGGCCTTCCCAGCGACTTATATCTTTGAAGGCATGCGCGAAGTGATGCGGACTGGCACGATGAATCTCACACTGCTCACCCAGGCTTTTGTGCTGAACATCATCTACCTTTCGGCCGCAGGCGGACTCTTCTTGTGGATCCTCCAACTCACTCGCAAACGCGGTTTGCTGACGAAGTTCGCCACTCAGTAA
- a CDS encoding FAD-dependent oxidoreductase: MKKLLCLALFLTASLHAANESQVLIYGATPGGFCAAIAAAREGASVILLEPTDHVGGVNTGGLSFSDSNQTVRSTVMGLFDEWHSRIEKDYQQRGVTLPYKVSEKDNKVWTYEPSVAMRITQQMLDEAKVRVLTKQVLKRVIKDGPRITLLQTSEGEYKARVFIDATYEGDLLAAAGVSWTIGREGRKEYGESLAGKQYPKSTMPISGFDAAGKPLPLITTTDAGPQEEGDKNVMVYSFRLCLTKDPTNRVPFPKPANYDPARFEAVRRYYAAEKRPHLLWDLYALPNQKFDANNGIGKQFSMGLVGACNGWSEADQAGRELSWEAHKQYTLELYQFLTTDPAVPEHLRVQLSEYGLCKDEFEAYGHWSPQLYVREGRRMKGLYVVNQKDILDQPEKEDPVVVSSFPIDSHDCQRVALKDGGVVNEGTIYPVRMTGRKHGYAYHIPYRSLLPKGEECDNLLVPVALSCTHVGISSIRVEPTWMILGQSSGIAAALSAKQDVAVQDLPYPALKERLLAQKQVLDLPVLAPLPPLPMTPMNVDPSTLKGIILDDANAELKGAWSHSTGFKPHVGRGYQHDEQRGDGQASALFRFEVPETGKYDLRMAYSAHETRAKKVPVEVVNEGLSVKLTADQTLPLPQGEVFRSLGTVELSKGETTLQIRNQGTEGFVILDALQLLKVD; this comes from the coding sequence ATGAAGAAACTGCTCTGTCTCGCCCTTTTCCTTACTGCCAGCCTTCACGCCGCCAACGAATCTCAGGTGCTTATTTATGGGGCTACCCCTGGCGGATTCTGTGCTGCCATCGCCGCTGCGCGTGAAGGGGCCTCCGTGATCCTACTGGAACCGACGGACCACGTGGGCGGCGTGAATACTGGGGGGCTGAGTTTCAGCGATTCCAACCAGACCGTGCGCAGCACCGTTATGGGTCTCTTTGATGAATGGCATAGCCGCATTGAAAAAGACTATCAGCAGCGCGGTGTCACGCTGCCTTACAAGGTAAGCGAAAAGGACAACAAAGTGTGGACGTACGAACCCAGCGTGGCCATGCGCATCACCCAGCAGATGCTCGATGAGGCCAAGGTGAGGGTGTTAACTAAACAGGTATTGAAAAGGGTGATCAAAGACGGTCCTCGCATCACACTGCTGCAAACTTCAGAAGGGGAATACAAGGCCCGCGTTTTCATTGATGCGACGTATGAAGGGGATCTGCTGGCCGCAGCAGGAGTTAGTTGGACCATTGGCCGAGAAGGCCGCAAGGAATACGGGGAATCCCTAGCTGGAAAGCAGTACCCTAAAAGCACCATGCCGATCTCAGGGTTTGATGCCGCAGGCAAACCGCTGCCCCTTATCACCACTACCGATGCTGGGCCTCAGGAAGAGGGAGACAAGAACGTCATGGTGTACAGCTTTCGCCTTTGCCTGACCAAGGACCCTACCAACCGGGTGCCTTTCCCGAAACCGGCCAATTATGACCCGGCCCGCTTTGAGGCCGTGCGCCGCTATTACGCTGCTGAAAAGCGCCCGCATCTGCTCTGGGATCTCTATGCCCTGCCTAACCAGAAGTTTGATGCAAATAACGGCATAGGTAAACAATTCTCCATGGGGCTCGTGGGTGCCTGCAATGGCTGGAGCGAGGCCGACCAAGCCGGACGCGAATTAAGCTGGGAAGCTCACAAGCAGTACACGCTGGAGCTTTATCAGTTTCTCACCACCGATCCTGCCGTGCCGGAGCACCTGCGTGTGCAGCTCAGCGAATACGGCCTGTGCAAGGATGAGTTCGAAGCCTATGGCCACTGGTCTCCGCAGCTTTATGTGCGGGAAGGCCGCCGCATGAAGGGGCTGTATGTCGTCAACCAGAAGGACATCCTGGACCAGCCGGAAAAGGAAGATCCCGTGGTCGTCTCTTCCTTTCCCATTGATTCCCATGACTGCCAGCGCGTGGCCTTGAAGGATGGCGGTGTGGTCAACGAAGGTACCATTTATCCGGTGCGTATGACTGGCCGTAAGCATGGTTATGCCTACCATATTCCTTATCGAAGCCTCCTACCCAAAGGCGAGGAGTGCGACAACCTGCTGGTACCAGTCGCGCTTTCCTGCACCCATGTGGGCATCTCCTCCATCCGTGTAGAACCCACGTGGATGATCCTGGGACAGAGTTCGGGCATTGCAGCAGCGCTTTCTGCCAAGCAAGACGTCGCCGTACAGGACCTGCCTTACCCGGCCCTCAAGGAGCGCTTACTTGCACAAAAACAAGTACTGGATTTGCCTGTGCTGGCTCCTCTACCGCCGCTGCCCATGACTCCGATGAATGTGGACCCCTCGACCTTGAAAGGGATCATCTTAGACGATGCCAATGCCGAACTAAAGGGTGCGTGGAGCCACTCCACGGGATTTAAGCCGCATGTGGGCCGCGGCTATCAGCATGATGAGCAGAGGGGCGATGGCCAGGCTTCCGCTCTTTTCCGTTTTGAAGTACCTGAAACGGGCAAATACGATCTGCGCATGGCCTACTCGGCCCATGAAACGCGAGCTAAAAAAGTGCCGGTGGAAGTCGTGAACGAAGGCCTCAGCGTGAAACTCACTGCAGATCAGACCTTGCCGCTGCCTCAGGGCGAGGTTTTCCGCAGCTTGGGAACGGTGGAGCTTTCCAAAGGGGAAACCACCCTCCAGATCCGCAACCAGGGCACAGAAGGTTTTGTGATCTTGGATGCCCTGCAGTTGCTGAAGGTGGACTAA
- a CDS encoding PSD1 and planctomycete cytochrome C domain-containing protein, which translates to MHYIASASRLFAALLAGLPLGVLSANEPTAADLDFFEQKVRPILIERCYECHSTESGKTKGSLAMDSKAALLQGGDNGPGLVAGHPDKSLIIEAIRYKNRDMQMPPKSALPSAEIKVLEEWVQRGAPDPRTQVVAQRPRKIDLEKGRLHWAFRPIAKITPATIQGHPVDSFIKAKLTEKNLHLSPPADAVTLIRRMSYDLIGLPPTPGEVTEFKKAVALNRDTAIRALIDRLLSSPHYGEKWGRHWLDVARYADSNGLDENIALGTAWRYRDYVVRSFNADKPFDRFLIEQIAGDLLPAKTLADRHEQATATAFLNLGAKVLAEADKEKLIMDVVDEQIETTGRAFLGMTLGCVRCHDHKFDPISHEDYYALAAIFKSTRSFTEEMNGAISYWHETPIGGLDEFAYVKSAERALANKKKELSLAVAAAKKTPTQEAKAKVEAVMTAVEEVEKNLPDLPTVVGVKDDSKIKTTVPIHIRGSHLTLGKPIERGFPKVMQASLEPKASFPKEKSGRLELAQWLAKPEHPLTARVIVNRVWTWHFGHGLARTPDNFGLLGDAPTHPELLDWLATWLPQNGWSLKDLHRLILTSAVYQQASAPSQEVDPENRLLHHFPIRRLQAEEIRDALLSVSGELDLSMGGKTVPLRNRQFVFNHTSKDATKYDSKRRALYLPIIRNNLYDLFQQFDYPDPTVSTGQRNSTVVSPQALLMMNSPIAEQSARALAQRVTKEGPTVEQRLAQAIRLAYAREMNFTDLAQAQDFLTAADAMLASSINDHDQRQIRVWELLCQSLMMANEFIYLR; encoded by the coding sequence ATGCATTACATCGCCTCTGCATCCCGCTTGTTCGCGGCACTCCTGGCAGGTTTGCCTCTGGGAGTGCTGTCGGCCAATGAGCCGACGGCCGCTGATCTGGACTTTTTTGAACAGAAAGTCCGCCCCATTCTCATTGAACGCTGCTATGAATGCCACTCCACAGAAAGTGGCAAAACCAAAGGCAGTCTGGCCATGGACTCAAAGGCGGCCCTGCTACAAGGCGGTGACAATGGCCCAGGCCTAGTCGCAGGTCATCCGGACAAAAGCCTGATCATCGAGGCCATCCGTTACAAAAATCGTGATATGCAGATGCCGCCGAAGAGCGCGCTGCCGTCAGCCGAAATCAAAGTACTGGAAGAATGGGTGCAGCGCGGTGCACCAGATCCCCGAACTCAGGTGGTGGCTCAGAGGCCCCGAAAGATCGACTTGGAAAAAGGCCGCCTGCACTGGGCTTTCCGCCCCATCGCCAAGATAACCCCTGCTACAATTCAGGGTCATCCGGTGGACTCCTTCATCAAAGCAAAACTCACCGAGAAGAATCTACATCTCTCACCACCAGCGGATGCCGTGACGCTGATCCGCCGCATGAGCTACGACCTCATCGGTCTGCCGCCAACACCTGGCGAAGTGACCGAATTTAAAAAGGCCGTGGCACTAAATCGTGACACAGCCATCCGCGCCCTCATAGATCGTCTATTATCCAGTCCGCACTACGGAGAAAAATGGGGAAGGCACTGGCTGGATGTGGCCCGTTATGCCGACTCTAACGGCCTCGATGAAAACATCGCCCTCGGCACGGCCTGGCGTTACCGCGACTATGTGGTGCGCAGCTTCAACGCAGACAAACCCTTTGATCGCTTTCTGATCGAACAGATTGCTGGAGATCTCCTGCCCGCTAAAACCTTGGCAGATCGCCATGAACAGGCCACCGCCACCGCCTTCCTCAATCTAGGGGCCAAAGTTCTGGCCGAGGCTGACAAGGAAAAGCTGATCATGGACGTGGTGGATGAGCAGATCGAAACCACCGGGCGAGCTTTTCTTGGAATGACCTTGGGCTGTGTGCGGTGCCATGATCACAAGTTCGATCCCATCTCCCACGAGGATTACTACGCCCTCGCGGCCATCTTCAAGAGTACCCGCTCCTTCACTGAAGAGATGAACGGAGCTATCTCTTATTGGCACGAGACCCCCATTGGTGGCCTGGACGAATTTGCGTACGTGAAGTCTGCCGAACGTGCCCTGGCTAACAAAAAGAAGGAACTTTCTCTGGCCGTGGCTGCAGCAAAAAAAACACCCACACAGGAAGCCAAGGCCAAGGTGGAAGCAGTCATGACCGCTGTGGAAGAAGTGGAGAAAAATCTGCCCGATCTTCCCACGGTGGTTGGGGTCAAGGACGACTCCAAAATCAAGACCACTGTTCCTATTCACATCCGTGGGAGCCACCTCACGCTAGGTAAACCTATAGAACGAGGCTTTCCTAAAGTCATGCAGGCTAGCCTAGAGCCAAAGGCTAGTTTTCCCAAAGAAAAAAGTGGTCGCCTGGAACTGGCACAGTGGCTAGCTAAGCCTGAACATCCGCTCACAGCTCGAGTCATTGTGAACCGAGTCTGGACCTGGCACTTCGGTCATGGCCTAGCCCGCACGCCTGACAACTTTGGCCTCTTGGGTGATGCCCCCACCCATCCTGAACTTCTCGATTGGCTCGCCACATGGTTGCCCCAGAATGGATGGAGTTTGAAGGACCTTCATCGCCTCATCCTAACCAGTGCTGTTTATCAGCAAGCCAGTGCGCCAAGTCAGGAAGTAGATCCTGAAAACCGACTTCTCCATCATTTTCCCATTCGCCGTCTCCAGGCCGAAGAAATTCGCGATGCCCTGCTGAGCGTGTCGGGTGAATTGGATCTGAGCATGGGCGGCAAGACCGTGCCGCTGCGAAATCGCCAGTTCGTCTTCAACCACACCTCCAAGGATGCAACGAAGTACGACAGCAAGCGCCGCGCCTTATATTTACCGATCATCCGCAACAATCTCTACGATCTTTTCCAGCAATTCGACTACCCAGATCCCACCGTTTCCACAGGCCAGCGCAACAGCACCGTCGTGTCGCCACAGGCACTGCTGATGATGAATAGCCCCATCGCGGAACAAAGCGCTCGTGCCTTGGCCCAGCGCGTGACGAAAGAAGGCCCCACAGTGGAACAGCGCCTCGCCCAGGCCATCCGTCTCGCTTACGCGCGTGAAATGAACTTCACAGATCTGGCCCAGGCCCAGGACTTCCTCACCGCAGCAGATGCAATGCTCGCCTCCAGCATCAACGACCATGACCAGCGGCAAATCCGCGTGTGGGAATTGCTCTGCCAGTCGCTCATGATGGCGAATGAGTTCATCTATCTGAGGTGA
- a CDS encoding glycosyltransferase family 2 protein, whose amino-acid sequence MFSHSREVVTYLSQKRLRVRLAGAAYALVALPYLVWRFTVFNENALVMSWIFYLAEFYGIVLGLTLIYSAWQQRERVIPKITRPFTVDVMVPVYTEPAEMIDLTVLGAKEIAYPHETWLLDDGRRPEIEAIAKKYGVHYVTRADNRGAKAGNLNNAMKLSRGEVIAVFDSDHIAQREALEKLLPFLEDEKVGLVQAPQCYYNEDSFLYRENYVGGGRWHEQAFFMDVMQRSHDTYDACTGIGTGVLYRRSALDLIGGFPEQTITEDIHTSLLMHKNGLKTAYVNEPVAWGVAASDVSEFSKTRRRWAHGNLHVFFVENILFCRGLPWRKRLAYLMMGLHMQEGWQQLAFLLLPAYSMIFYVTPFDPSLFNTLIIMGLPPLMVLLLMVTGAGYLPFLPTQIFTTGKLFPQLIATRGLVGKSLGWQVSLKNVLGRVSFSMLAPHFVILTIGSLALVYALLRVTGWIPMLTPPVGGQIILSFACFWVVFNLWRSWRWIRDTIGLTLRTHREYQFEAKLPVLDEDNHWLGVTERLSTTEAEVTWIKEGAQCVGQRLRLVSPGYVIAVTVHKAHSGGGMTFECEDEDGLDRLRRGLYSVDWHRKLRLAQWASEAYRQGLGGLWQAVLLCHGVERVWAMLLPGREPQSATLLVTTLLQMGQEIEIQVLNSGEINTQRWTIREEIRPEFLMPRGLNDQNFAFLKIDR is encoded by the coding sequence ATGTTCAGTCACTCCCGCGAAGTCGTCACTTATTTGTCTCAAAAGCGTCTTCGTGTCAGACTGGCAGGCGCAGCCTATGCGCTGGTGGCACTGCCTTACTTGGTTTGGCGCTTTACTGTGTTTAATGAAAACGCGCTGGTAATGTCGTGGATCTTCTATCTGGCGGAGTTTTATGGGATTGTTCTTGGCCTTACCCTCATTTACAGCGCTTGGCAGCAGCGGGAGAGAGTGATTCCGAAAATAACACGCCCCTTCACTGTAGATGTGATGGTGCCTGTATACACCGAGCCTGCGGAAATGATTGATCTCACCGTGCTTGGGGCAAAAGAGATCGCTTATCCTCATGAAACTTGGTTACTCGATGACGGGCGGCGGCCCGAGATAGAAGCCATCGCCAAAAAGTATGGCGTGCATTATGTGACACGGGCGGATAACCGAGGTGCAAAAGCGGGCAATCTAAACAACGCCATGAAACTCAGCCGAGGGGAGGTGATTGCTGTTTTTGATTCTGACCACATTGCCCAGAGGGAGGCCTTGGAAAAACTATTGCCATTTTTGGAAGATGAAAAGGTGGGATTGGTCCAGGCACCTCAATGTTACTACAATGAAGATTCCTTCCTCTACCGAGAGAATTATGTGGGCGGCGGACGGTGGCATGAACAGGCTTTTTTCATGGATGTGATGCAGCGGAGTCATGATACGTATGACGCATGCACGGGTATCGGCACGGGCGTTTTGTATCGGCGATCTGCATTGGATCTGATCGGCGGTTTTCCTGAGCAGACCATTACAGAGGATATTCACACCTCGTTATTGATGCACAAAAATGGCCTGAAAACCGCCTATGTAAACGAGCCTGTGGCCTGGGGAGTGGCAGCATCGGATGTCTCTGAATTTAGCAAGACACGACGCCGTTGGGCCCATGGAAACCTGCATGTTTTCTTTGTGGAGAATATCCTTTTCTGCCGTGGGCTGCCATGGCGAAAGCGGTTGGCCTATTTGATGATGGGCCTGCATATGCAGGAGGGCTGGCAGCAACTCGCCTTTCTGCTGCTACCAGCTTACAGCATGATTTTTTATGTCACTCCTTTTGATCCTTCGCTTTTCAATACATTGATCATCATGGGGCTGCCTCCCCTGATGGTTTTGCTTTTGATGGTCACGGGGGCTGGTTACCTGCCTTTTCTGCCCACGCAGATTTTCACCACTGGAAAGCTTTTTCCCCAGCTCATCGCCACTCGCGGACTGGTGGGTAAAAGTTTAGGCTGGCAGGTTTCACTGAAAAACGTGTTAGGCCGCGTGTCTTTCAGCATGCTAGCTCCACATTTTGTCATCCTCACGATCGGCAGTTTGGCCTTGGTGTATGCCCTGCTGCGAGTCACGGGGTGGATACCCATGCTCACACCTCCTGTGGGGGGACAGATTATTTTGAGTTTTGCCTGCTTCTGGGTGGTGTTTAATCTTTGGCGCTCATGGCGCTGGATTCGTGACACGATCGGGCTCACGTTGAGGACGCATCGGGAGTATCAATTCGAAGCAAAGCTGCCTGTCCTTGATGAGGACAATCATTGGTTAGGTGTCACCGAACGGCTAAGCACCACTGAAGCTGAAGTGACATGGATTAAAGAGGGGGCGCAATGTGTGGGGCAGCGGTTGCGTCTGGTCTCACCAGGTTATGTCATCGCGGTCACTGTTCATAAGGCGCATTCCGGAGGAGGGATGACCTTTGAGTGCGAGGATGAAGACGGGCTTGATCGTCTTCGACGAGGTTTATATTCGGTGGACTGGCACCGGAAACTCCGCTTGGCGCAGTGGGCCTCTGAGGCATATCGCCAGGGGCTCGGAGGACTTTGGCAGGCTGTCCTGTTGTGCCATGGTGTGGAAAGGGTGTGGGCCATGCTCTTGCCTGGTCGAGAGCCCCAAAGTGCCACATTACTGGTGACAACCCTCTTGCAAATGGGACAAGAAATCGAGATTCAAGTTCTTAATAGTGGAGAAATCAATACGCAACGCTGGACGATCCGAGAGGAGATCCGACCGGAATTTCTCATGCCTCGGGGCTTGAACGATCAGAACTTTGCCTTTTTAAAGATTGACCGATAA
- the bcsS gene encoding cellulose biosynthesis protein BcsS, translated as MKKITTILAALSMALAANAGEAPPPAKNSQPVTPALDPHGNVIFAGLDVREYSWYTHLGYMYALNGDLGTSGLFLRAFSGLGEYEYDQRALANSEVQGRIFDADLSLGYRYLTGNFVIGGFAGLHVHDLNLFDRDPTNDGGGTDVGARFGLDVTGTTGPIYWSAIGQYSTVEQAIWSRARVGYTFGKVVIGPEVVYLEDDRFDEYRLGGFVKVQILANMSITGAAGVANYDGNFGDDQSFYGSLGLVFTF; from the coding sequence ATGAAAAAAATCACCACAATCCTTGCTGCTCTCTCGATGGCATTGGCTGCGAATGCTGGAGAGGCACCACCTCCAGCGAAGAACTCCCAGCCTGTTACGCCGGCGCTGGATCCACATGGCAATGTCATCTTCGCCGGTTTGGACGTGCGTGAGTACTCTTGGTATACCCATCTGGGTTACATGTATGCCTTGAATGGAGATCTTGGCACTAGCGGCCTGTTCCTCCGTGCTTTCTCAGGTCTGGGCGAATACGAATATGACCAGCGCGCTCTAGCCAATTCTGAAGTTCAGGGTCGCATTTTCGATGCCGATCTTAGCCTAGGCTACCGTTACTTGACGGGCAATTTTGTCATCGGTGGCTTCGCAGGCCTGCATGTGCACGACCTCAACCTGTTTGATCGCGACCCGACCAATGACGGTGGCGGCACGGATGTGGGGGCTCGTTTCGGTCTGGATGTAACTGGCACCACCGGTCCTATCTATTGGAGTGCTATCGGTCAGTATTCCACGGTGGAGCAGGCTATTTGGTCACGTGCTCGCGTGGGTTATACCTTCGGCAAAGTCGTCATCGGTCCTGAAGTCGTTTATCTTGAAGATGACCGCTTTGACGAATATCGTCTGGGTGGTTTCGTGAAGGTGCAGATCCTGGCAAACATGAGCATCACGGGTGCTGCTGGTGTGGCCAACTATGATGGTAATTTCGGTGATGACCAGTCCTTCTATGGTTCTCTGGGCCTTGTCTTCACCTTCTGA
- a CDS encoding cation:proton antiporter domain-containing protein: MLPRLSPLLAAAEGLPPLFTLLAVMLTTVVVVSLLLLRLQQSLLAGYFICGVIVANSGVLDLLGGGESEARIAQMSEFGVMLLMFTLGMEFSLSDLRYVRRLAFVGGGWQMALCGTLGGLAAWVGGISITGSVLLAVALAMSSTAVSLKSFQDLGLESSTGARMALAVAIFQDLFIIVFFLILPLLLHEGSAEESVWQRVASLLGRGGLFVLLAGVAARWVIPALLNAVTRTRNRELFTLSVIGSCIGLAFIGGLLQLGLALGAFVAGLAVSESIFKHRILADIMPIKDLFLTLFFVSVGLMIDLHVAAVYWKPILALTVMMMVAKAGLITLIARKLGLVHRQALMAGIGLCSAGEFSLVLLQKAGGAGLWDAGLQQTFIASAALSMGLLPALMRAGGPVGAKLEKLGWGKKKPALPESAPMRQKMSIMHNHAIICGFGPVGQQLNKSLHDEGVETLVVELNAETVRQLKRQGQAVLFADAAHAETWELTRLAHARLVAFTFPDATLTLEALSLIREHRKDIPVLARARFASDVERLKRFGATVVINDEIEAARAVVEQGRVL; the protein is encoded by the coding sequence ATGCTCCCCCGCCTGTCTCCCCTGCTCGCTGCTGCCGAGGGTCTGCCGCCACTCTTTACGCTTCTGGCAGTCATGCTCACGACTGTCGTCGTGGTATCTCTGTTGCTTTTGAGGCTGCAACAATCTCTTTTAGCAGGCTACTTCATCTGCGGGGTCATTGTGGCGAATAGCGGGGTGCTGGATCTATTAGGCGGTGGGGAATCCGAGGCACGCATTGCCCAAATGTCTGAGTTCGGTGTCATGCTGCTGATGTTCACACTCGGCATGGAGTTTTCCCTCAGCGATCTGCGCTATGTCCGACGGCTTGCCTTTGTAGGCGGTGGTTGGCAGATGGCACTCTGTGGCACTCTAGGCGGATTGGCCGCATGGGTAGGAGGGATCTCAATCACGGGCTCCGTTTTGTTGGCCGTTGCTCTTGCCATGAGCTCAACGGCAGTCAGTCTCAAAAGCTTTCAAGACCTAGGATTAGAATCCAGCACAGGAGCGCGCATGGCACTCGCAGTAGCCATTTTTCAGGACCTTTTCATCATCGTCTTCTTTCTAATCCTTCCCCTTTTGCTTCATGAAGGATCCGCCGAAGAAAGTGTGTGGCAGCGCGTTGCTTCTCTTTTGGGGCGTGGTGGATTGTTTGTCCTGCTGGCGGGTGTAGCTGCACGATGGGTCATTCCGGCCCTGCTGAACGCAGTGACTCGCACCCGCAACCGCGAGCTTTTCACCCTCAGTGTTATTGGCTCCTGCATTGGCTTGGCCTTCATCGGCGGCCTGTTACAGCTCGGTCTGGCATTGGGCGCATTTGTGGCGGGGCTGGCCGTCAGTGAATCTATTTTTAAACACCGCATCCTGGCTGACATCATGCCAATTAAAGACCTCTTCTTGACACTCTTTTTCGTGTCGGTTGGACTCATGATTGATCTGCACGTCGCGGCCGTTTACTGGAAGCCTATATTGGCCTTGACCGTGATGATGATGGTAGCTAAGGCTGGGCTCATCACGCTTATCGCCCGCAAACTTGGGCTCGTACATCGGCAGGCTCTCATGGCAGGCATTGGCTTATGCAGCGCAGGTGAATTCTCTTTGGTTCTTTTGCAAAAGGCGGGTGGAGCAGGCCTTTGGGATGCAGGCCTACAGCAGACGTTTATCGCCAGTGCCGCCCTCAGTATGGGGCTGCTACCTGCCCTCATGCGTGCTGGTGGGCCCGTGGGCGCAAAATTAGAAAAACTGGGGTGGGGGAAGAAGAAACCTGCGCTGCCAGAGTCCGCTCCCATGCGCCAAAAAATGAGTATTATGCACAACCACGCCATCATTTGTGGTTTTGGTCCAGTGGGCCAGCAACTCAATAAATCTCTCCACGACGAGGGTGTAGAAACATTGGTGGTTGAGTTAAATGCAGAAACGGTACGGCAACTGAAACGCCAAGGTCAGGCCGTACTTTTTGCCGATGCTGCCCATGCGGAAACTTGGGAGCTGACTCGTTTAGCCCATGCGCGATTGGTCGCATTCACATTCCCAGATGCCACTTTAACATTAGAGGCTTTGTCCCTGATCCGCGAGCACCGGAAAGATATTCCGGTGCTCGCGAGAGCACGCTTTGCTTCAGATGTTGAAAGGTTGAAGCGTTTCGGGGCCACTGTGGTGATCAATGACGAAATCGAAGCAGCCCGCGCCGTTGTGGAGCAGGGCCGTGTTCTCTAG
- a CDS encoding glycine zipper domain-containing protein: MKRILFSLIAASSLVSCATGPNAQTGTVVGALGGAAAGGIIGNQSGRGLEGAAIGAGLGALAGNAIGNSQDQRNYERARYYHNGRYYHNRGYRNSRYYYY; this comes from the coding sequence ATGAAACGCATCCTCTTCAGTCTTATCGCAGCTTCATCGCTTGTGTCCTGCGCGACCGGCCCCAATGCCCAAACGGGCACCGTGGTGGGCGCGCTCGGTGGCGCAGCCGCTGGTGGCATCATTGGCAATCAGAGCGGTCGTGGTCTAGAAGGTGCCGCTATCGGGGCTGGCCTGGGTGCCCTGGCTGGCAATGCGATCGGCAACTCTCAAGATCAGCGCAACTATGAGCGCGCCCGTTATTATCACAACGGTCGTTACTATCACAACCGTGGTTATCGCAACAGCCGCTACTACTATTATTGA
- a CDS encoding ABC transporter ATP-binding protein: MSDTDSREVILEARELTREFEGVKALDRFSFKLRRGEILGLLGANGAGKTTAMNCMLGLTLPTSGDLFAFGKTLEAHRIEILKKTNFSSAYVSLPGNLKVWQNLTVFAQIYGVPKPKKKIAELLELLEVAHLRDRVTGQLSAGESTRVNLCKAFLNDPELLMLDEPTASLDPDIADKVRKVVRRVQSERNIGILYTSHNMKDIEEVCDRVIFLHKGKIVAEGTPDQIVKKFSENSLEDVFIKIARSGDLEA, encoded by the coding sequence ATGTCAGACACCGACTCGCGCGAAGTCATTTTGGAAGCCCGTGAACTCACCCGAGAATTTGAAGGAGTGAAGGCGCTGGATCGTTTTTCCTTCAAGCTACGTCGGGGGGAAATCCTGGGACTTCTAGGTGCCAATGGTGCGGGCAAGACCACCGCCATGAATTGCATGCTGGGTCTCACCCTACCGACGTCCGGTGACCTTTTTGCCTTTGGCAAAACACTGGAGGCCCATCGCATCGAGATCCTGAAAAAAACCAACTTTTCCTCTGCTTACGTGAGCCTGCCAGGAAACTTAAAAGTATGGCAAAATCTGACGGTTTTTGCCCAGATTTACGGGGTGCCCAAGCCGAAAAAGAAGATCGCTGAATTGTTAGAGTTGCTGGAAGTGGCTCACCTGCGTGACCGAGTGACGGGCCAGCTTTCTGCCGGAGAATCCACCCGAGTAAACCTTTGCAAAGCGTTTCTTAATGACCCGGAACTCCTCATGCTGGACGAGCCCACCGCCAGCTTGGACCCTGACATCGCCGACAAGGTGCGCAAAGTCGTGCGCCGGGTGCAGAGCGAGCGTAACATCGGCATCCTCTACACCAGCCACAATATGAAGGACATCGAGGAAGTCTGCGACCGCGTGATATTCCTGCACAAAGGCAAGATCGTAGCGGAAGGGACGCCGGACCAGATCGTGAAAAAGTTCTCTGAAAACTCCCTAGAGGACGTGTTCATCAAAATTGCCCGCAGCGGAGACCTTGAGGCCTGA